In Anopheles gambiae chromosome 2, idAnoGambNW_F1_1, whole genome shotgun sequence, a single window of DNA contains:
- the LOC1276816 gene encoding cuticle protein-like, producing the protein MLKLVVLSAVLAVVAARPGALTYSAPLAYAPATLIAKPEIYYQKSIIEEPTVAHVGSLVKTIPTAVSHQSSTVVHNSAKITEPIYAPAVKQTLVSTPIAKTTYFAAPAAYAYAAPALAYHDAYAYHHL; encoded by the exons ATGCTGAAGTTG GTGGTGCTGTCCGCTGTCCTGGCCGTCGTTGCCGCCCGTCCCGGTGCCCTCACGTACTCGGCACCGCTGGCGTACGCTCCGGCCACCCTCATTGCCAAGCCGGAGATCTACTACCAGAAGAGCATCATCGAGGAACCGACCGTGGCGCACGTCGGCAGCCTGGTCAAGACGATCCCGACGGCCGTGTCGCACCAGAGCTCGACCGTCGTGCACAACTCGGCCAAGATCACCGAGCCGATCTATGCGCCGGCCGTGAAGCAGACGCTGGTGTCGACGCCGATCGCCAAGACGACCTACTTTGCTGCCCCGGCGGCTTACGCCTATGCGGCCCCCGCGTTGGCCTATCACGATGCGTACGCGTACCATCATCTGTAA